From a region of the Suncus etruscus isolate mSunEtr1 chromosome 11, mSunEtr1.pri.cur, whole genome shotgun sequence genome:
- the BTG1 gene encoding protein BTG1 — protein sequence MHPFYSRAATMIGEIAAAVSFISKFLRTKGLTSERQLQTFSQSLQELLAEHYKHHWFPEKPCKGSGYRCIRINHKMDPLIGQAAQRIGLSSQELFRLLPSELTLWVDPYEVSYRIGEDGSICVLYESSPAAGSAPGGSSNVQMVDSRISCKEELLLGRTSPSKNYNMMTVSG from the exons ATGCATCCCTTCTACAGCCGGGCTGCCACCATGATCGGCGAGATCGCTGCGGCCGTGTCCTTCATCTCCAAGTTCCTCCGCACCAAGGGGCTCACGAGCGAGCGGCAGCTGCAGACCTTCAGCCAGAGTCTGCAGGAGCTGCTGGCAG AACATTATAAACACCACTGGTTCCCAGAAAAGCCTTGCAAAGGATCGGGTTACCGTTGCATCCGCATCAACCATAAAATGGATCCTCTGATTGGCCAGGCGGCCCAGCGCATCGGACTGAGCAGTCAGGAGCTGTTCCGGCTTCTCCCCAGCGAACTCACCCTCTGGGTGGACCCCTACGAAGTGTCCTACCGGATCGGGGAGGACGGCTCTATCTGTGTGCTGTACGAATCCTCACCGGCCGCCGGGAGCGCTCCAGGCGGCTCCTCCAACGTGCAAATGGTAGACAGCAGAATCAGCTGCAAGGAGGAACTTCTCTTGGGCAGAACCAGCCCTTCCAAAAACTACAATATGATGACTGTATCAGGTTAA